From the Streptomyces pluripotens genome, one window contains:
- the sdhC gene encoding succinate dehydrogenase, cytochrome b556 subunit, whose amino-acid sequence MPAGTLYRGREGMWSWVAHRVTGVLIFFFLFVHVLDTALVRVSPEDYDKVVATYKTPIVALLEYGLVAAILFHALNGLRVIAVDFWSKGPRYQKQMLWTVVGVWVVLMAGAIYPVLGHAARVLFGS is encoded by the coding sequence GTGCCGGCTGGAACGCTGTACCGCGGCCGGGAAGGAATGTGGTCCTGGGTGGCTCACCGAGTCACCGGCGTCCTCATTTTCTTCTTCCTGTTCGTTCACGTACTGGACACCGCTCTCGTGCGTGTCTCGCCCGAGGACTACGACAAGGTCGTAGCCACGTACAAGACGCCGATCGTCGCGCTGCTGGAGTACGGCCTCGTGGCCGCCATCCTCTTCCACGCGCTCAACGGTCTGCGCGTCATCGCCGTCGACTTCTGGTCGAAGGGCCCGCGCTACCAGAAGCAGATGCTCTGGACCGTCGTCGGCGTCTGGGTCGTCCTGATGGCGGGGGCGATCTACCCCGTCCTCGGCCACGCCGCTCGTGTTCTGTTCGGGAGCTGA
- the sdhA gene encoding succinate dehydrogenase flavoprotein subunit: MKIHKYDTVIVGAGGAGMRAAIEATKRSRTAVLTKLYPTRSHTGAAQGGMAAALANVEEDNWEWHTFDTIKGGDYLVDQDAAEILAKEAIDAVLDLEKMGLPFNRTPNGTIDQRRFGGHSRNHGEAPVRRSCYAADRTGHMILQTLYQNCVKEGVEFFNEFYVLDQLIIEVDGVKKSAGVVAYELATGEIHIFQAKAVIYASGGCGKFFKVTSNAHTLTGDGQAAVYRRGLPLEDMEFFQFHPTGIWRMGILLTEGARGEGGILRNKDGERFMEKYAPVMKDLASRDVVSRSIYTEIREGRGCGPEGDHVYLDLTHLPPEQLDAKLPDITEFARTYLGIEPYTDPIPIQPTAHYAMGGIPTNVEGEVLADNTTVVPGLYAAGEVACVSVHGANRLGTNSLLDINVFGRRAGIAAAEYAHTADFVELPENPESLVVEQIEQLRGSTGSERVATLRRELQETMDANVMVFRTEQTIKTAVEKIAELRERYKNVAIQDKGRRFNTDLLEAIELGNLLDLAEVMAVSALARKESRGGHYREDYPNRDDVNFMRHTMAYREVGADGAETVRLDYKPVVQTRYQPMERKY, from the coding sequence ATGAAGATCCACAAGTACGACACCGTCATCGTCGGCGCCGGTGGCGCGGGCATGCGTGCCGCCATCGAGGCGACGAAGCGCAGCCGCACCGCGGTGCTGACCAAGCTCTACCCCACCCGCTCCCACACGGGCGCCGCGCAGGGCGGCATGGCCGCCGCGCTGGCGAACGTGGAGGAGGACAACTGGGAGTGGCACACCTTCGACACGATCAAGGGCGGTGACTACCTGGTCGACCAGGACGCCGCCGAGATCCTGGCGAAGGAGGCCATCGACGCGGTCCTCGACCTGGAGAAGATGGGCCTGCCGTTCAACCGGACGCCGAACGGCACCATCGACCAGCGCCGCTTCGGCGGTCACAGCCGCAACCACGGTGAGGCCCCGGTCCGCCGCTCCTGCTACGCGGCCGACCGCACCGGCCACATGATCCTCCAGACGCTGTACCAGAACTGCGTCAAGGAGGGCGTGGAGTTCTTCAACGAGTTCTACGTCCTGGACCAGCTGATCATCGAGGTCGACGGCGTCAAGAAGTCGGCCGGTGTGGTTGCGTACGAGCTGGCCACCGGCGAGATCCACATCTTCCAGGCGAAGGCGGTCATCTACGCCTCCGGCGGTTGCGGCAAGTTCTTCAAGGTGACCTCCAACGCGCACACCCTCACCGGTGACGGCCAGGCCGCCGTCTACCGCCGCGGGCTGCCGCTGGAGGACATGGAGTTCTTCCAGTTCCACCCGACCGGCATCTGGCGCATGGGCATCCTGCTCACCGAGGGCGCCCGCGGTGAGGGCGGCATCCTGCGCAACAAGGACGGCGAGCGCTTCATGGAGAAGTACGCTCCCGTCATGAAGGACTTGGCGTCCCGTGACGTCGTGTCCCGCTCCATCTACACGGAGATCCGCGAGGGTCGCGGCTGCGGTCCCGAGGGCGACCACGTCTACCTCGACCTGACGCACCTCCCGCCGGAGCAGCTGGACGCCAAGCTCCCGGACATCACCGAGTTCGCGCGCACCTACCTCGGCATCGAGCCCTACACGGACCCGATCCCGATCCAGCCGACCGCGCACTACGCGATGGGCGGCATCCCGACCAACGTCGAGGGTGAGGTCCTGGCGGACAACACCACGGTCGTCCCCGGCCTGTACGCGGCCGGCGAGGTCGCCTGTGTCTCCGTGCACGGTGCCAACCGCCTCGGCACCAACTCGCTGCTGGACATCAACGTCTTCGGCCGCCGCGCGGGCATCGCCGCCGCCGAGTACGCCCACACGGCGGACTTCGTCGAGCTGCCGGAGAACCCGGAGTCCCTCGTGGTCGAGCAGATCGAGCAGCTGCGCGGCTCGACCGGCAGCGAGCGGGTGGCGACCCTGCGCCGCGAGCTGCAGGAGACCATGGACGCCAACGTGATGGTGTTCCGCACCGAGCAGACGATCAAGACGGCGGTCGAGAAGATCGCCGAGCTGCGCGAGCGCTACAAGAACGTGGCGATCCAGGACAAGGGCAGGCGGTTCAACACGGACCTGCTGGAGGCCATCGAGCTGGGCAACCTGCTGGACCTGGCCGAGGTCATGGCCGTCTCGGCGCTGGCCCGCAAGGAGTCCCGCGGCGGTCACTACCGCGAGGACTACCCGAACCGCGACGACGTCAACTTCATGCGCCACACGATGGCGTACCGCGAGGTCGGCGCCGACGGCGCGGAAACCGTCCGTCTCGACTACAAGCCGGTCGTCCAGACCCGCTACCAGCCGATGGAGCGTAAGTACTGA
- a CDS encoding D-alanyl-D-alanine carboxypeptidase family protein, with amino-acid sequence MPAPKNSVRRSLLVASAALSSLSVATSAALAAPTPSSSPSTTPPAHMSTVGGVRLGQPGTQVNLAPGVPVLPKGLTARSWIVADAESGDVLATHNAHWRLAPASTLKMLFADTVLPRFPRGTRHKVVPSDLAGMGAGSSVVGIAAGHTYTVHDLWLGVFLRSGNDAVHVLSSMNGGVGQTVKDMQAHADDLQALDTHVVSPDGYDEPGQVSSAYDLTLFARSGLQKKDFRDYCSTVRARFGSREIQNTNRMLSGDTDVPVYRGIAGVKNGNTTHAGATFTGVAERNGRVLLVTVMNPGKHEHNEVYKETATLFDWGFQAAGKVKPVGELVPPRSAVADATAQPGPSAAGQAYGTGGSGSAPAARATAGSRSSGMGIALAITGGLLVLLAAGAFLVNRRWPLPDLRRRRTPS; translated from the coding sequence GTGCCCGCACCCAAGAACTCCGTCCGGCGCTCCCTGCTGGTCGCCTCCGCCGCGCTGTCGTCGCTGTCCGTCGCCACGTCCGCCGCCCTCGCCGCTCCCACCCCCTCGTCGAGCCCGTCGACCACGCCCCCGGCCCACATGTCCACCGTCGGCGGGGTCCGGCTCGGACAGCCCGGCACGCAGGTCAACCTCGCCCCGGGCGTCCCGGTGCTGCCCAAGGGCCTCACCGCCCGTTCCTGGATCGTCGCCGACGCCGAGTCGGGGGACGTGCTCGCCACGCACAACGCGCACTGGCGACTGGCCCCGGCGAGCACGCTGAAGATGCTGTTCGCCGACACCGTGCTGCCCCGGTTTCCGAGAGGGACCCGGCACAAGGTGGTGCCGTCCGACCTCGCCGGAATGGGCGCCGGTTCCAGCGTGGTCGGCATAGCGGCGGGGCACACCTACACCGTCCACGACCTGTGGCTCGGGGTCTTCCTGCGCTCGGGCAACGACGCCGTCCACGTGCTGTCCTCGATGAACGGCGGTGTCGGACAGACCGTCAAGGACATGCAGGCGCACGCCGACGACCTGCAGGCGCTGGACACGCACGTGGTCTCCCCCGACGGCTACGACGAACCCGGGCAGGTGTCGTCGGCGTACGACCTGACCCTGTTCGCCCGTTCCGGGCTGCAGAAGAAGGACTTCCGCGACTACTGCTCCACCGTGCGGGCGCGATTCGGGTCCAGGGAGATCCAGAACACCAACCGGATGCTGAGCGGCGACACCGACGTGCCCGTCTACCGGGGCATCGCAGGTGTGAAGAACGGCAACACCACCCACGCGGGCGCCACCTTCACCGGTGTCGCCGAGCGCAACGGCAGGGTGCTGCTCGTCACGGTGATGAATCCGGGGAAGCACGAGCACAACGAGGTCTACAAGGAGACCGCCACGTTGTTCGACTGGGGCTTCCAGGCGGCCGGCAAGGTCAAGCCGGTGGGTGAACTGGTGCCGCCGAGGAGCGCCGTGGCGGACGCCACCGCACAGCCGGGTCCCAGTGCCGCCGGGCAGGCCTACGGTACCGGCGGGTCGGGCTCGGCGCCGGCGGCGCGCGCCACCGCCGGGTCCCGCTCCAGTGGCATGGGCATCGCCCTGGCCATCACGGGCGGGTTGCTGGTGCTGCTCGCGGCCGGGGCGTTCCTGGTCAACCGCCGGTGGCCGCTGCCGGATCTGAGGCGCCGTCGGACGCCTTCCTGA
- a CDS encoding ABC transporter substrate-binding protein, translating into MRIFVTLLVLAVVGIGGWQLLPSQEDKNNTITVGTTDAVTALDPAGAYDAGSWALFSNVFQSLLTFEPGGAEPVPDAAKSCSFQDTGLKTYQCTLRDGITFPSGRAMTAEDVKFSFDRVKKINSEVGPASLFATLGSVTADDAKTVTFHLSSPDATFPLKVATGAGSIVDKEKYPADSLRTGSAVDGTGPYRLTGYTKDKTADLAPNTGYKGYLSGPGSPIALRYYADSQKLNSAWKAGQVDVATRTLPPDVLSQLNPSDPKMRVTESDSAETHNLYLNTRASSPLHDARVRRAMAWLINREKLAVTVYQGTVDPLYSLIPTGITGHTTSFFDNYPTQSVDKARELLTQAGVTLPVRFTFGYGKGRGVGAQEAAALKQQLEAGGLFKVDVRGYEWTDFQKRWATGKLDAWAVGWVADYPDPDTFGAALVGTGSTMSTGYSSKPVDHLIQDSQRFADRTRAAKDFRSIQGDVAQDVPLIPLWQRKEYVVSTEDVGGGQYLSDGTGVFRLWRLQWI; encoded by the coding sequence ATGCGCATTTTCGTGACGCTGCTCGTACTCGCCGTCGTGGGAATCGGCGGCTGGCAACTGCTGCCATCACAGGAGGACAAGAACAACACCATCACCGTCGGCACGACCGACGCGGTCACCGCACTCGATCCGGCCGGTGCGTACGACGCCGGCTCCTGGGCACTGTTCAGCAACGTGTTCCAGTCGTTGTTGACCTTCGAGCCGGGCGGGGCCGAACCGGTTCCGGACGCCGCGAAGAGCTGCTCGTTCCAGGACACCGGGCTGAAGACGTACCAGTGCACGCTGCGCGACGGGATCACCTTCCCGAGCGGGCGCGCGATGACGGCCGAGGACGTGAAGTTTTCCTTCGACCGGGTCAAGAAGATCAACTCCGAAGTCGGCCCGGCGTCACTGTTCGCCACGCTCGGCTCGGTGACCGCCGACGACGCCAAGACGGTCACCTTCCACCTGTCGTCCCCGGACGCCACCTTCCCGCTGAAGGTCGCCACCGGAGCCGGTTCCATCGTGGACAAGGAGAAGTACCCGGCCGACTCCCTGCGCACCGGCTCCGCCGTCGACGGCACCGGCCCGTACCGGCTGACGGGGTACACCAAGGACAAGACGGCCGACCTCGCGCCGAACACGGGCTACAAGGGGTACCTCAGCGGTCCCGGCAGCCCGATCGCACTGCGCTACTACGCCGACTCCCAGAAGCTCAACAGCGCCTGGAAGGCCGGGCAAGTGGACGTCGCCACCCGGACACTGCCGCCGGACGTGCTCTCCCAGCTGAACCCGAGCGACCCCAAGATGCGCGTCACTGAGTCGGACAGCGCGGAGACCCACAACCTGTACCTCAACACCCGCGCCAGCTCACCGCTGCACGATGCCCGGGTGCGCAGGGCCATGGCCTGGCTGATCAACCGCGAGAAGCTGGCCGTGACGGTCTACCAGGGCACGGTGGATCCGCTGTACTCGCTGATCCCGACCGGCATCACCGGCCACACCACGTCGTTCTTCGACAACTACCCGACGCAGAGCGTGGACAAGGCGCGCGAGCTGCTCACCCAGGCTGGGGTGACCCTGCCGGTGCGGTTCACCTTCGGCTACGGCAAGGGCCGGGGCGTGGGCGCGCAGGAGGCGGCGGCGCTGAAGCAGCAACTGGAGGCGGGCGGCCTGTTCAAGGTGGACGTCCGGGGTTACGAGTGGACCGACTTCCAAAAGCGCTGGGCGACCGGGAAGCTGGACGCATGGGCGGTCGGCTGGGTGGCCGACTACCCGGACCCCGACACCTTCGGCGCCGCGCTCGTCGGTACCGGCTCCACGATGAGCACCGGGTACAGCAGCAAGCCGGTCGACCACCTCATCCAGGACAGCCAGCGGTTCGCCGACCGTACCCGTGCCGCGAAGGACTTCCGCAGCATCCAGGGCGACGTGGCCCAGGACGTGCCGCTGATCCCGCTGTGGCAGCGCAAGGAGTACGTGGTGAGCACCGAGGACGTGGGCGGCGGCCAGTACCTGTCCGACGGCACGGGCGTGTTCCGGCTGTGGCGGCTGCAGTGGATCTGA
- a CDS encoding succinate dehydrogenase hydrophobic membrane anchor subunit: protein MSTTETPASGVGPVEGAPLYSVDNPAPFIEAPRKRTRKTPKSTRGNFEMAAWLFMRLSGIVLVVLVLGHLLIQLVLDGGVSKIGFAFVAGRWASPFWQVWDLLMLWLAMLHGANGLRTVINDYAERPNTRLWLKALLYTATVFTILLGTLVIFTFDPNIR from the coding sequence ATGTCCACGACTGAAACCCCCGCGTCCGGAGTCGGCCCCGTCGAGGGCGCCCCCCTCTACAGCGTCGACAACCCGGCCCCGTTCATCGAGGCACCGCGCAAGCGCACCAGGAAGACCCCGAAGTCGACCCGGGGCAACTTCGAGATGGCCGCCTGGCTGTTCATGCGCCTGTCCGGCATCGTGCTGGTCGTCCTGGTCCTCGGCCACCTGCTGATCCAGTTGGTGCTCGACGGCGGTGTCTCCAAGATCGGCTTCGCTTTCGTGGCCGGCCGCTGGGCGTCCCCGTTCTGGCAGGTCTGGGACCTGCTGATGCTGTGGCTGGCGATGCTGCACGGCGCCAATGGTCTGCGCACGGTCATCAACGACTACGCCGAGCGGCCGAACACCCGGCTGTGGCTGAAGGCCCTGCTCTACACCGCCACGGTCTTCACCATCCTGCTGGGCACGCTGGTGATCTTCACCTTCGACCCGAACATCCGCTAG
- a CDS encoding TetR/AcrR family transcriptional regulator, giving the protein MPAKNDGPAAAGPQSSKSEQTRALILETALRLFQERGYDKTTMRAIAKEAGVSVGNAYYYFDGKEHLIQGFYDRIAAAHQAAVREVLDRETELEARLAGVLTAWLDIATPYHEFAVQFFKNAADPDSPLSPFSPESEHAREQAISVHREVLAGSRSKVAPELREALPELMWLAQMGLVLYWVFDRTQGRERSYRLARRGARLTARGVALARFRVLRPLVLEVHELFTDFLPGMTKALPDPARERGD; this is encoded by the coding sequence GTGCCCGCGAAGAACGACGGCCCGGCCGCGGCCGGCCCCCAGAGCAGCAAGTCCGAGCAGACCCGCGCACTGATCCTGGAGACCGCATTGCGGCTGTTCCAGGAACGCGGTTACGACAAGACGACGATGCGGGCCATCGCCAAGGAGGCCGGGGTCTCCGTCGGCAACGCCTACTACTACTTCGACGGCAAGGAGCACCTGATCCAGGGCTTCTACGACCGGATCGCCGCCGCACACCAGGCGGCGGTCCGGGAAGTACTGGACCGGGAGACCGAACTGGAAGCGCGGCTGGCGGGCGTGCTGACCGCGTGGCTGGACATCGCCACGCCGTACCACGAGTTCGCCGTGCAGTTCTTCAAGAACGCCGCCGATCCCGACAGCCCGCTCAGCCCCTTTTCCCCGGAGAGCGAGCACGCCCGCGAGCAGGCCATCAGCGTCCACCGGGAGGTACTGGCCGGCTCCAGGTCCAAGGTGGCACCCGAACTACGTGAAGCCCTGCCGGAGTTGATGTGGCTGGCCCAGATGGGCCTGGTCCTGTACTGGGTCTTCGACCGGACTCAGGGGCGGGAGCGCAGCTACCGGCTGGCGCGGCGGGGCGCTCGGCTGACCGCGCGGGGGGTCGCCCTCGCCCGCTTCCGGGTCCTGCGTCCCCTGGTCCTGGAGGTCCACGAACTCTTCACGGACTTCCTGCCGGGAATGACGAAAGCACTGCCGGATCCGGCGCGCGAGCGGGGCGACTGA
- a CDS encoding decaprenylphospho-beta-D-erythro-pentofuranosid-2-ulose 2-reductase: MPGATSPDLPALGLPRSLLVLGGTSEIALATARRLITRRTRTVWLAGRPSPALEQAADGLRALGAEVRTVDFDALDPESHETVLGKVFAEGCVDMVLLAFGILGDQAHDERDPVRAVQVARTNYTGAVSAGLVSARALQSQGRGSLVVLSSVAGERARRVDFIYGSSKAGLDAFAQGLGDALHGTGVRVMVVRPGFVRTRMTSGRPESPFATTPEAVAAAIELGLRRRSETVWVPGALRLVMSVLRHLPRSVFRRLPV; this comes from the coding sequence ATGCCTGGAGCCACGTCGCCCGACCTGCCTGCCCTCGGTCTCCCCCGGTCACTGCTCGTCCTCGGCGGCACGTCCGAGATCGCGCTGGCCACCGCCCGCCGGCTGATCACCCGCCGCACCCGTACCGTGTGGCTGGCCGGCCGCCCCTCACCCGCTCTGGAGCAGGCCGCGGACGGCCTGCGTGCGCTCGGCGCGGAGGTGCGCACCGTCGACTTCGACGCCCTCGACCCCGAGTCCCACGAGACCGTCCTCGGCAAGGTCTTCGCCGAGGGCTGCGTCGACATGGTGCTGCTCGCCTTCGGCATCCTGGGCGACCAGGCCCACGACGAGCGTGACCCGGTGCGGGCCGTGCAGGTCGCCCGGACCAACTACACCGGGGCCGTCTCCGCGGGCCTGGTCAGCGCCCGTGCCCTGCAGTCCCAGGGCCGCGGCTCGCTGGTGGTCCTCTCCTCGGTGGCCGGCGAACGGGCCCGCCGCGTCGACTTCATCTACGGCTCGAGCAAGGCCGGCCTCGACGCCTTCGCCCAGGGCCTCGGCGACGCCCTGCACGGCACCGGCGTGCGCGTCATGGTCGTACGACCCGGATTCGTCAGGACGAGGATGACGTCCGGCCGGCCGGAGAGCCCGTTCGCCACCACCCCTGAGGCGGTCGCCGCGGCGATCGAGCTGGGCCTGCGCCGCCGCTCCGAGACGGTGTGGGTGCCCGGCGCGCTGCGCCTGGTCATGTCGGTCCTGCGGCACTTGCCGCGGTCGGTGTTCCGCAGGCTGCCCGTCTGA
- a CDS encoding succinate dehydrogenase iron-sulfur subunit has protein sequence MATPVLDKADAAGEPEPGFADTPNITVTFRVRRFNPEVSAESVWEDFQLEIDPKERVLDGLHKIKWDVDGSLTFRRSCAHGICGSDAMRINGKNRLACKTLIKDINPEKPITIEPIKGLTVLKDLVVDMEPFFQAYRDVMPFLIAHDKNEPTRERLQSAEDRERFDDTTKCILCAACTSSCPVFWNDGQYFGPAAIVNAHRFIFDSRDDAAEQRLEILNDRDGVWRCRTTFNCTDACPRGIEVTKAIQEVKRALITRRY, from the coding sequence ATGGCTACCCCTGTTCTGGACAAGGCGGACGCGGCCGGCGAGCCCGAGCCCGGCTTCGCCGACACCCCCAACATCACGGTCACCTTCCGCGTCCGCCGGTTCAACCCGGAGGTCTCGGCCGAGTCGGTCTGGGAAGACTTCCAGCTGGAGATCGACCCGAAGGAGCGGGTCCTCGACGGCCTCCACAAGATCAAGTGGGACGTCGACGGCAGCCTCACCTTCCGCCGTTCGTGCGCGCACGGCATCTGCGGCTCGGACGCGATGCGGATCAACGGCAAGAACCGCCTTGCCTGCAAGACGCTGATCAAGGACATCAACCCCGAGAAGCCGATCACGATCGAGCCCATCAAGGGCCTGACGGTCCTGAAGGACCTGGTCGTGGACATGGAGCCGTTCTTCCAGGCGTACCGGGACGTCATGCCGTTCCTTATCGCCCACGACAAGAACGAGCCGACCCGGGAGCGGTTGCAGTCCGCCGAGGACCGCGAGCGCTTCGACGACACCACCAAGTGCATCCTGTGCGCCGCGTGCACGTCGTCCTGCCCGGTGTTCTGGAACGACGGCCAGTACTTCGGTCCGGCCGCGATCGTGAACGCCCACCGGTTCATCTTCGACTCGCGCGATGATGCCGCTGAGCAGCGGCTGGAGATCCTCAACGACCGCGACGGCGTGTGGCGCTGCCGCACGACCTTCAACTGCACGGACGCCTGCCCGCGCGGTATCGAGGTCACGAAGGCGATCCAGGAAGTCAAGCGCGCCCTGATCACGCGCCGCTACTGA
- a CDS encoding VOC family protein, whose protein sequence is MSDDESYELLGFDNVLFPVGDLAEAAGFYERAGFTLAFRFDEAGIALLKVGGETPGVLLRAEEELGHRPPPWPSPRVWVEVPDAQAAARKLAAAGIAPLDGVFQGATGWTVEIADPWGNVIGLTDYTRRPELGRRGRSGPTPLSR, encoded by the coding sequence ATGTCAGACGATGAGTCGTACGAACTGCTCGGTTTCGACAACGTGCTGTTCCCCGTCGGCGACCTCGCCGAGGCGGCCGGCTTCTACGAGCGGGCCGGGTTCACCCTGGCGTTCCGGTTCGACGAAGCCGGGATCGCACTGCTGAAGGTCGGCGGAGAGACACCCGGCGTCCTGCTGCGCGCCGAGGAGGAACTCGGCCACCGGCCGCCGCCCTGGCCCTCGCCACGCGTCTGGGTCGAGGTACCGGACGCACAGGCGGCGGCGCGGAAGCTGGCCGCCGCTGGCATCGCGCCCCTGGACGGGGTGTTCCAGGGGGCCACCGGCTGGACCGTGGAGATCGCCGACCCCTGGGGGAACGTCATCGGCCTCACGGACTACACCCGCCGTCCGGAGCTGGGCCGCCGGGGCCGATCGGGGCCGACCCCGCTGAGCCGGTAG
- a CDS encoding 2-oxo-4-hydroxy-4-carboxy-5-ureidoimidazoline decarboxylase — translation MTRGPTLPAHHLPYLPKPLDAFNAAPAEEARTLLLHCLRSLRWSCRLVDHRPYPDLDALLAAADEAAYDLSPGDLTEALAGESLTDLPEGIYSAAHMALSAAHAAYEARFGHAFVIYLGDVHPDEVIDCILEGIRSRLTNDPEEERVTAAEEVRRLARQRLGHLLRGAGPRPPAVSPHSASSRNASAHGT, via the coding sequence GTGACGCGAGGACCCACGCTGCCCGCCCACCACCTCCCGTACCTCCCCAAGCCCCTCGACGCCTTCAACGCCGCTCCCGCCGAAGAGGCCCGCACACTCCTCCTGCACTGCCTGCGCAGTCTGCGCTGGTCCTGCCGGCTCGTGGACCACCGGCCCTATCCCGACCTGGACGCCCTGCTCGCCGCGGCGGACGAGGCGGCGTACGACCTCTCACCCGGCGACCTGACGGAAGCCCTGGCGGGCGAGTCCCTCACCGACCTGCCCGAGGGCATCTACTCGGCGGCGCACATGGCCCTGAGCGCGGCCCACGCCGCCTACGAGGCCAGATTCGGACACGCGTTCGTCATCTATCTGGGTGATGTACACCCGGACGAAGTCATCGACTGCATCCTCGAAGGCATCCGATCACGATTGACAAACGATCCGGAGGAGGAACGGGTGACGGCGGCGGAGGAAGTCAGACGCCTCGCACGGCAACGACTCGGACACCTCCTCAGAGGCGCGGGACCCCGCCCACCAGCGGTTTCGCCACACAGCGCGAGCAGCCGCAACGCATCCGCACACGGGACATAG
- a CDS encoding SCO4848 family membrane protein translates to MKLSRPVSWFLLAFGVWSWVIWVTFVKNLIKDGSGLAFHNGHPTAYFWVHLLLAIVSFVLGTAIGVIGLRGLRALRRTP, encoded by the coding sequence ATGAAACTCAGCCGCCCGGTCTCCTGGTTCCTGCTCGCCTTCGGGGTGTGGAGCTGGGTCATCTGGGTCACTTTCGTGAAGAACCTGATCAAGGACGGCAGCGGGCTTGCCTTCCACAACGGTCACCCGACCGCGTACTTCTGGGTGCACCTGTTGCTGGCGATCGTCTCCTTCGTACTGGGGACGGCCATCGGGGTCATCGGGTTGCGCGGGCTGCGCGCACTGCGCCGGACCCCCTAG
- a CDS encoding YihY/virulence factor BrkB family protein, giving the protein MDWLQRLPGIGPAVTWLTATHAWYSYERLARVKWTRLAAAMTFISFVALFPLLTLIAAITAATLSTATQKTIEDKIAQQVPGISQQLDIGSLVHNAGTVGVIAGAVLLLAGIGWVGQVRDCLRAVWELPDHKENPFLAKAKDAGVLVGFGGALLVTFAASTLASAAVGRVAGLLGLAEHGWGTALLQLAAFAVAVLADFLVLLYVLTLLPGVEPPRGRLLVAALLGAIGFELLKLLLSGYIQGVAAKSMYGAFGVPVALLLWINFTAKLVLFCASWTATQDDGTELRKASDGASDPAAATGG; this is encoded by the coding sequence ATGGACTGGCTGCAGAGACTGCCCGGCATCGGGCCGGCCGTCACCTGGCTGACGGCCACGCACGCGTGGTACTCCTACGAGCGGCTGGCCCGGGTGAAATGGACACGGCTGGCCGCCGCCATGACGTTCATCAGCTTCGTGGCCCTGTTCCCGCTGCTCACCCTGATCGCCGCGATCACCGCCGCCACACTGAGCACGGCCACCCAGAAGACCATCGAGGACAAGATCGCCCAACAGGTCCCGGGCATCTCCCAGCAACTGGACATCGGCTCCCTGGTGCACAACGCCGGTACCGTCGGGGTCATCGCGGGCGCCGTGCTGCTGCTCGCGGGCATCGGCTGGGTCGGCCAGGTGCGGGACTGCCTGCGCGCGGTGTGGGAACTGCCGGACCACAAGGAGAACCCCTTCCTCGCCAAGGCCAAGGACGCCGGCGTCCTCGTCGGCTTCGGCGGCGCCCTGCTGGTCACGTTCGCCGCGTCCACGCTCGCCTCGGCCGCGGTCGGTCGGGTGGCGGGCCTGCTCGGCCTGGCCGAGCACGGCTGGGGCACCGCGCTGTTGCAGCTCGCCGCGTTCGCCGTTGCCGTGCTCGCCGACTTCCTGGTCCTGCTCTACGTGCTGACCCTGCTGCCCGGGGTGGAGCCGCCGCGCGGCCGTCTGCTGGTGGCCGCCCTGCTCGGCGCGATCGGCTTCGAACTGCTGAAGCTGCTCCTCAGCGGTTACATCCAGGGGGTCGCCGCGAAGAGCATGTACGGCGCGTTCGGGGTCCCCGTGGCCCTGCTGCTGTGGATCAACTTCACCGCGAAACTCGTTCTGTTCTGCGCCTCCTGGACGGCGACGCAGGACGACGGAACCGAGCTCAGGAAGGCGTCCGACGGCGCCTCAGATCCGGCAGCGGCCACCGGCGGTTGA